Within Acidimicrobiia bacterium, the genomic segment CCCACGGCAGGACAGTCGTTGCGGCTGGAGCGGTTGTTGGGCTCCCAGCGCGAGTTGTACAACGCGGCGTTGGAGGAACGGATCGGGGTGTGGCGGTGGCAGCGCCGCTCGGTGAGCCGCTTCGAGCAGTTCCGAGCCTTGACCGGTTGGGAGCATCCGATCTTGGAGTTCGGGATCTGCCCGGCTCGGGGGACGTTGACTCGTCTGGACCGGACGCGAAACGATCGCGGTGAACCCTCGGCACACCTCACAGACCTGCGCCGACTGCGGCCACGTCGACACGCAAAACCGCGATGGCATCGCGTTCTGCTGTCGCCGCTGTGGCCATGTCGCGCATGCGGATGTGAACGCGGCCCGTAACATCCTCAGGGCCGGGCTGGCCCAACGCTCCGAGCGAGAAGCCGACCGACACGCCGCATGAACCGCGCGACTTGTTCGTCGGCAGGCCCTAGCCTGGTGCTCTGTGGACGACGCGCAGGCACGCGAGCGGTTGGAAGCCGAACGGGCGCGCGTCGAGGGTCTGGCCCACGAGCTGCGCGGGGAGCTCGGTTCGGAAGGCGACAACAGCTCCGAGCTCGCCGACTTCGACCAGCACCCAGCCGACACGGCGCCCGAGACGTTCGAGCGCGAGAAGGACCTCTCGATCCTCGAACAGCTCGAGTCCGAGCTTGCCGAGCTCCAGGCCGCGCTCGAACGGATCGACAACGGAACCTACGGCGTCGACGAAGTCACCGGCGAGCCCATCGATCCCGCGCGACTCGACGCATTGCCTGCGGCACGCACGAACGTGGGTCAGGAGCGCAACTGACCGTCCGGCTGCGATTGTTCGCACAGGCGCGCGAAGCGGCAGGGCGCGCCGACGACCACTACGAGGCCGCGAGCCTCGGGCAGCTTCTCGATGCCGCGCGTGCCCGATACGGCGCCCAGTTCGGTGCGGTGCTCGACAACGCACGCGTGTGGGTGAACGGCGACGAGCCCGACAACGGCGATGCAACCATTCTCTCGAACGGCGACGAAGTGGCCGTCCTTCCGCCAGTCAGCGGCGGTTGACGCGGTCCTGCAACCGCGTGACCAGACCCGGCACCGCCACGATGCCGGTATAGATCAAGATCGCGAGTGCAACTGCAAGCAGCCACTCGATGAGGGTCGACACCGTGCTGTCGACGCTGTCCTCACCGGCGCCGAGGGCGTCGACGAAGTCGCGCACGTAGGGCATGAGCAACAGCACGACGACCGCGACCGTGACCACCGCCGCACCCACCTTGCCACCAACCCGCGTGGAGGCCTTCGTCATCTCACCGGTCCGGCATGACGGCGACGAGCGCCGCCACCGCCTTGTATGCCGCTTCGGCAGGGCCGAGCTCGTCGGGGCGCAGCAGGTTCGCCATGATGCGGAGCACCCACTCCATGAGCGGGCGCGACTGCATGCCCACGCGCGTGAGCTCGCGCATGACTGCCGGGTTGCCGATCGCGCGCACGAACAGGCGCGCCACCTTCCAATAGAGCGCGTACGCCTGCTCGAGCTGCTCGAGGTACTGCGTGAGCGCCAGACCGTCGCCGGACACGATCGCGCCCGACACCGCGCCGGCCGCGAAGCGCCCGGTCTCGTACGCGACCGAGATGCCCTCGCCGTTGAACGGGTTCACCGAACCCGCGGCATCGCCCACCACGAGCCAGTTGGGGCCGATGTTGGGTGACGACGAGCCACCCGTGGGCAACATGCCGCCGGTGGGCGGGCCGCACGAGGTCTCCGGTGAGATCCCCCAACGAGCTGGTGCAGTGGCGATGAACGCGTCCATCAGCGTGCTGGTGTTGATGTCCTTCCAACCGGCGAATGTCGAGAGCAACCCGACGCCGACGTTCACGGTGCCGTCGCCCACCGGGAAGATCCAGCCGTAGCCGGGCAGATGACGACCCTCGCGGTCGCGCAGGTCGAGGTGGCTCTCGATCCACGGCTCGTCGTGGAAGGGGCTGGTGAAGTAGCCGCGGATGGCCATGCCGAGTGGATAGGTACGGTCGCGCACCGTGCCGATCGCTCGCCCGAAGCGGGAGTTCGCGCCGTCGGCAACCACGACGTACTTCGCGCGCACGGGTTGCGTGGTGCCGTCACGCTTGATGGCCGCGCCGGTGACGAGTCCGTCGTCGATGAGTGGTGCGACAGCCTCTGCCGCCGACCACAGCGTGGCGCCGGCTTTCACCGCTCGCTCGGCCACCATCTCGTCGAGGTCTCGGCGCCGAACCACGTACCCGTACGAGGGAAAGTCCCGATGTTCGGGCCAGCGCAACTCGAGGGTCACACCGTGTGCGATCGATCGCAGGCCGTCGAACCGCAGGAACTGCTCGAGCGGCTCGGCGAGCCCCATGTCGTGGAGCTGGCGTACGGCGCGTGGCGTGAGCCCGTCGCCGCAGGTCTTCTCACGAGGGAAGCGCTTCTTGTCGACCACGAGAACTCGATGCCCGGCGTCGGCGAGCCAGTGCGCGGCCGACGCTCCGGCAGGGCCCGCGCCCACCACCAGCACATCCCACGGAGGCGTGCTCATGGCCGGCTCCGTGCCGGAACGGATGACGTGCGCGCTTGTGCGCTTGTGATCGCGTCACGCGACTCGCGCCGTGTCATGCACGCATCGTCGCGCGACGCCGCCGCGCGCGCCGACTCACAGGATCTGTTGGCACGACTTGTTGGCACGACGTATTGGCACGACCCCTGAATAGGCCGTGGGTTCCGATAGCGTGATAGGAAGCTGTCGAGACCTCCGTCAGCGCCCAAGAACCGCCGATGGGACCCTTGGAGGACCAGGCGCACGATGCCCAACCTGATCCCGGACTGGTTGCCATGGATGCGGCCTGCCGGCCGATTGATCTGGGCGTGCGCCCTCCTCGCGATTGGTCTCGGCATCGCATTCTGGCTGTTCAAGCGGCCCAAGCCGGACCGCCCCGCGACTTGGTCGGAGTGCATGGCGGGCGCGGTCGGCGTGTTCGCGCTGATGACGCTCGGCTACGCGGTGATACCCCACGAGTTCATCACGTTCTCCGACAAGTACCTGCAGTGGGACACCACGAAGTTCGTCTTCCGGGCCAGCCAGGACATCTTCTTCCTCCCGATTCACTGGCCGTTCACGATGGACCAGAAGGCGGTGCGCGACATCATCGTCGTCGGCATCTACAGCGTGCTCTTCGGGCTCAACCTGGTCTTGTTCGCGCAGTGGCAGAACCGCGGCAAGGAACCCGCCGCGGCCACCGAAGCCACGCCGCGCACGTCGCGCTTCGGGCGCCCGTTGCGGCGCGCTCGGTCGGCGCCCGCGCCCGTCACCAGCACGGTATCCGGGAACGGTGAGAGCTGATGGCACGCGCCGACGCCAACCCGCCCATGCCCGACTTCGTGACCGACTATGAGCTGCAGGAGGTCGACGCGTCGTACCTCACGAGCGCGGTCAAGCCCAAGCAGTTCCTCCACATCGACCAGGCCGAGTGCATTCTGTGCGAAGGGTGCGTCGACATCTGTCCGTGGAAGTGCATCCACATGGTGTCGGTGAACGCGATCGCCGACGCCGTGAATACGGAGCAGCCCGGCGAAGACCCGCGCGACCACGTCGCGTTCATCGTCGACGAAGACATCTGCACGCGGTGCGCGCTCTGCGTCGACCGCTGCCCAACCGGAGTGATCATCCTCGGCAAGCTCCAGCCCGACGTTGCCGAGGGTGATCTCCACGCACGGACCGCGCGTCACGGCTACGCGTACGGTGTGCGCTTCTAGAGGTTCGAGGAGACAGGTTCGTGGCCAACGGCAACGGGAGCAACGGAAGCGGGAAGAGCCTCGCCAAGGTGCTCGACAACGTCGACGACAAGGTTCGCGGCTCGCAAGCGTGGACCGCGATCTTCCGCCCGGGATCGGTGTTCCGTCGCGGCTACACCGACAGTCCCCGCAACCGTTCCTACGTGATCATGAACAACGTGCTGTACCACCTTCACCCGGTGAAGGTGAAGCGGCACGCGGTGAAGGTGTCGTACACCCTCTGCCTCGGCGGCCTGTCGTTCTTCCTCTTCATCCTGCTCACGGTCACCGGTATCTTCCTGATGTTCTTCTACCGGCCCACCGCGGCTGCAGCGTGGCCGACGGTCCGCGAGCTCGAGACCGCGGTCACCTTCGG encodes:
- a CDS encoding MoaD/ThiS family protein, with the protein product MFAQAREAAGRADDHYEAASLGQLLDAARARYGAQFGAVLDNARVWVNGDEPDNGDATILSNGDEVAVLPPVSGG
- a CDS encoding geranylgeranyl reductase family protein, translating into MSTPPWDVLVVGAGPAGASAAHWLADAGHRVLVVDKKRFPREKTCGDGLTPRAVRQLHDMGLAEPLEQFLRFDGLRSIAHGVTLELRWPEHRDFPSYGYVVRRRDLDEMVAERAVKAGATLWSAAEAVAPLIDDGLVTGAAIKRDGTTQPVRAKYVVVADGANSRFGRAIGTVRDRTYPLGMAIRGYFTSPFHDEPWIESHLDLRDREGRHLPGYGWIFPVGDGTVNVGVGLLSTFAGWKDINTSTLMDAFIATAPARWGISPETSCGPPTGGMLPTGGSSSPNIGPNWLVVGDAAGSVNPFNGEGISVAYETGRFAAGAVSGAIVSGDGLALTQYLEQLEQAYALYWKVARLFVRAIGNPAVMRELTRVGMQSRPLMEWVLRIMANLLRPDELGPAEAAYKAVAALVAVMPDR
- a CDS encoding 4Fe-4S binding protein, encoding MARADANPPMPDFVTDYELQEVDASYLTSAVKPKQFLHIDQAECILCEGCVDICPWKCIHMVSVNAIADAVNTEQPGEDPRDHVAFIVDEDICTRCALCVDRCPTGVIILGKLQPDVAEGDLHARTARHGYAYGVRF